The following are encoded together in the Paraburkholderia sp. BL10I2N1 genome:
- a CDS encoding transglycosylase domain-containing protein, translating into MRPFGVEALRRLRHPTWRGVAIALAAVPAIVLLYVLILIPFTPSIGDIRKAKVEQPAQVLSADGKLLAEFKPSNREWVKLADISPHVVDALISTEDHRFYQHYGLDWRRTASAALHTFSGERQGGSTITQQLARNLYPDEIGRAPTLTRKIKEAITALKIEAVYSKEEILETYLNTVPFLYNAYGIEMAARTYFDKSADQLTVLESATLTGMLKGNSYYNPVINPERALQRRNTVLEQMVKYGKLNEATFESLKRRPLRVDFERQTEPQGPAPHFSQQLRKWLIAWADRNDYNIYSDGLVVSTTIDSRLQAMATQAVVLQGNQLQSIANAAWGTRSACSGDKDLFRTFMRETPDYRAARDSGLTDEDALKRLASDRDFIQQLCADKTRVQADFMALDPRSGQIKAWVGSRDFSVDPFDHVQQARRQPGSTFKPFVYGAAFEQGNKPGDTFDDKPVEIQLAGGEIWRPTDEDEPSGRPISLRDALAYSRNRITAQLMQTLGPAKVARVARAMGVRDSKLDPVPSLALGTSPVTLKEMVSAYGTIANNGAYIEPVMVTRIEDRNRNVLAEFAPQSPEQALSVDAAHTLQDVMRDVINRGTGSSIRSRFGIRADVAGKTGTTQDNADGWFIMMHPQLVAGAWVGFNDSRVTLRSDYWGQGAHSALPIVGDFFQRSLRSRLVDPRVRFVKEEKKGLLDLLPEKVHTWFQQLFAPAPKPQPSAEARRVPRRPSTPPADIQPRTDVQPPAASAPVLAEPPLLPVLPPKAPAAPQNGGGFPEGEPASAPTPTPDAPSADTGVTQSPQATAPATSGVAPPGGN; encoded by the coding sequence GTGAGGCCCTTCGGCGTCGAAGCGCTGCGCCGGCTGAGGCATCCCACGTGGCGTGGCGTGGCGATCGCGCTGGCCGCCGTGCCGGCCATCGTCCTGCTGTACGTGCTGATCCTGATTCCGTTCACGCCGAGCATTGGCGATATCCGCAAGGCCAAGGTGGAGCAGCCCGCGCAGGTACTGTCGGCGGACGGCAAGCTGCTCGCCGAGTTCAAGCCCAGCAACCGCGAGTGGGTCAAGCTTGCCGACATCTCGCCGCACGTGGTCGATGCCCTGATCTCCACCGAAGACCACCGCTTTTATCAGCACTACGGCCTTGACTGGCGGCGCACGGCATCGGCCGCGCTGCATACGTTCTCAGGTGAGCGCCAGGGTGGCTCGACGATCACGCAGCAGCTTGCCCGCAACCTGTATCCCGACGAAATCGGCCGCGCGCCGACGCTCACACGAAAGATCAAGGAAGCCATCACGGCGCTCAAGATCGAGGCTGTCTATAGCAAGGAAGAGATTCTCGAAACCTACCTCAATACCGTACCGTTCCTGTACAACGCATACGGCATCGAGATGGCGGCGCGCACCTATTTCGACAAATCCGCCGATCAATTGACCGTGCTGGAGAGCGCGACGCTCACGGGCATGCTCAAAGGCAACAGCTACTACAACCCGGTAATCAATCCCGAGCGGGCGTTGCAGCGGCGCAATACCGTGCTCGAGCAGATGGTCAAATACGGCAAGCTGAATGAGGCGACGTTTGAATCGCTGAAGCGGCGCCCGTTGCGCGTCGATTTCGAGCGGCAGACCGAGCCGCAGGGACCTGCACCCCACTTCTCGCAGCAACTGCGCAAGTGGCTTATCGCATGGGCCGATCGCAACGACTACAACATCTATTCGGACGGTCTCGTGGTGAGCACCACGATCGATTCCCGCCTGCAGGCGATGGCGACCCAGGCGGTGGTGTTGCAGGGCAACCAGTTGCAGTCGATTGCGAACGCTGCATGGGGAACGCGTTCGGCCTGTTCCGGCGACAAGGACCTGTTCCGGACTTTCATGCGCGAGACGCCGGACTATCGCGCGGCAAGAGATTCCGGCCTGACAGACGAAGACGCGCTGAAGCGGCTCGCGTCGGATCGGGACTTCATCCAGCAGCTCTGTGCGGACAAAACCCGGGTCCAGGCCGATTTCATGGCGCTGGACCCGCGCAGCGGCCAGATCAAGGCCTGGGTAGGCAGTCGCGACTTCAGCGTGGATCCGTTCGATCACGTGCAGCAGGCGCGCCGCCAGCCGGGCTCGACGTTCAAGCCCTTCGTCTACGGCGCGGCGTTCGAGCAGGGTAACAAGCCCGGGGATACCTTCGACGACAAGCCGGTGGAAATCCAGCTGGCCGGTGGCGAGATCTGGCGGCCCACTGACGAAGACGAACCCAGCGGGCGCCCGATCAGCCTGCGCGACGCGCTCGCGTATTCGCGCAACCGGATCACGGCCCAGCTGATGCAGACACTCGGGCCCGCCAAGGTGGCGCGTGTGGCCCGCGCCATGGGCGTGAGGGACAGCAAGCTGGACCCCGTGCCTTCGCTGGCATTGGGCACGAGCCCTGTCACGCTGAAGGAAATGGTGTCGGCGTACGGCACGATTGCCAACAATGGCGCGTATATCGAGCCGGTGATGGTGACGCGCATCGAGGATCGCAACCGCAACGTGCTGGCGGAGTTCGCGCCGCAGTCACCCGAGCAGGCGCTGTCGGTCGACGCGGCCCACACGCTGCAGGATGTGATGCGCGACGTGATCAACCGTGGCACGGGGTCGAGCATTCGCAGCCGGTTCGGCATCCGCGCCGATGTGGCCGGCAAGACCGGCACGACCCAGGACAACGCCGACGGCTGGTTCATCATGATGCATCCGCAACTCGTGGCGGGGGCGTGGGTGGGCTTCAACGACAGCCGGGTCACGCTGCGCAGCGACTACTGGGGGCAGGGCGCGCACAGCGCATTGCCGATCGTTGGAGATTTCTTCCAGCGATCACTAAGATCGCGGCTCGTCGATCCGCGTGTGCGCTTTGTGAAGGAAGAGAAGAAGGGCCTGCTGGACCTGCTGCCTGAAAAGGTTCACACGTGGTTCCAGCAACTGTTCGCGCCGGCGCCGAAGCCTCAACCATCGGCTGAAGCCCGCCGCGTGCCGCGTCGTCCGTCGACACCGCCTGCCGATATCCAGCCGCGAACCGATGTCCAGCCACCGGCCGCCAGTGCGCCGGTACTGGCTGAGCCGCCGCTTTTGCCGGTGTTGCCGCCGAAAGCGCCAGCCGCCCCGCAGAATGGCGGCGGGTTCCCCGAAGGCGAACCGGCTTCGGCGCCGACACCTACGCCGGATGCGCCGTCGGCGGATACGGGGGTGACGCAGAGCCCTCAGGCCACCGCGCCGGCTACCTCGGGTGTGGCTCCGCCGGGTGGCAACTGA